A stretch of the Notamacropus eugenii isolate mMacEug1 chromosome 2, mMacEug1.pri_v2, whole genome shotgun sequence genome encodes the following:
- the BNIPL gene encoding bcl-2/adenovirus E1B 19 kDa-interacting protein 2-like protein isoform X2 yields MGSLQESKDVGAGENVEAEEPGPSLRFGEVELKEEWQDEEFPRLLPEEINSSEDPEDNREGTQMGPLNTLALCGRRHMRKRLSAPELQLNLGEDTGDKEASSTLSTPSPHFSSDLDVDALETPSDSEQLDSGHEFEWEDELPQTEGLGASEAAERLGQGCVWDVAGEDGHRWKVFRTGHRELRVDMTVIEPYKKVLSHGGYHGDGLNAVVLFASCYLPRSSIPNYSYIMEHLFRYIVGTLELLVAENYLLVHLNGGTSRAQVPPLSWIRQCYRTLDRRLRKNLRALVVVHATWYVKAFLVMLRPFISSKFSRKVRFLDSLGELAQLISLEHIHIPDAVRQLDKDLHGSGGT; encoded by the exons ATGGGAAGTTTACAGGAATCAAAAGATGTTGG ggctggagagaatgtggaagcAGAAGAGCCGGGACCATCACTGAGATTTGGAGAAGTGGAATTGAAAGAAGAGTGGCAGGATGAAGAGTTCCCCCG TCTGCTCCCTGAGGAGATCAATTCCTCTGAAGATCCAGAGGACAATAGAGAAGGTACCCAGATGG GTCCCTTAAACACTTTAGCACTATGTGGCAGGCGTCACATGCGGAAGCGCCTTTCAGCCCCAGAGCTCCAGCTGAACTTGGGGGAGGACACAGGAGATAAAGAAGCCTCTTCCACCCTCTCCACACCTTCCCCACATTTTAGCTCTGACCTAGATGTGGATGCTTTGGAGACTCCCTCAGACTCAGAACAGCTGGACAGTGGGCATGAATTTGAATGGGAAG ATGAGCTTCCCCAAACAGAAGGCCTAGGGGCAAGTGAAGCAGCTGAAAGACTGGGCCAGGGTTGTGTATGGGATGTGGCTGGGGAGGATGGTCATCGGTGGAAGGTGTTCCGAACAGGACATCGGGAGCTTCGAGTGGATATGACAGTCATTGAACCCTATAAGAAGGTCCTGTCTCATGGAG GTTACCATGGCGATGGCCTCAATGCTGTTGTCCTTTTTGCTTCCTGCTACCTACCCAGAAGCAGCATCCCTAACTACAGTTATATCATGGAGCACCTGTTTAG ATACATAGTGGGGACTCTAGAATTACTAGTAGCTGAGAATTATCTGCTTGTCCACCTGAATGGAGGCACAAGCCGAGCCCAGGTGCCCCCACTGAGCTGGATCCGCCAATGTTACCGTACCCTGGACCGTCG ACTCCGAAAAAACCTTCGTGCACTGGTGGTTGTACATGCCACATGGTATGTGAAGGCATTTCTGGTGATGCTCCGGCCTTTTATCAG TTCCAAGTTTAGCAGAAAGGTTCGTTTTCTGGACAGTCTAGGAGAGCTGGCCCAGCTCATCTCCTTGGAACATATCCACATCCCTGATgctgtcagaca GCTGGACAAGGATCTGCATGGCTCTGGAGGGACCTAA
- the BNIPL gene encoding bcl-2/adenovirus E1B 19 kDa-interacting protein 2-like protein isoform X1 produces MGSLQESKDVGAGENVEAEEPGPSLRFGEVELKEEWQDEEFPRLLPEEINSSEDPEDNREGTQMGPLNTLALCGRRHMRKRLSAPELQLNLGEDTGDKEASSTLSTPSPHFSSDLDVDALETPSDSEQLDSGHEFEWEDELPQTEGLGASEAAERLGQGCVWDVAGEDGHRWKVFRTGHRELRVDMTVIEPYKKVLSHGGYHGDGLNAVVLFASCYLPRSSIPNYSYIMEHLFRYIVGTLELLVAENYLLVHLNGGTSRAQVPPLSWIRQCYRTLDRRLRKNLRALVVVHATWYVKAFLVMLRPFIRYLLWGMQASCSSDPLPFPLFLELRTETQISHLPLPHSGSNHSPLSQLAIDYLCLMYDSHFSNLKCT; encoded by the exons ATGGGAAGTTTACAGGAATCAAAAGATGTTGG ggctggagagaatgtggaagcAGAAGAGCCGGGACCATCACTGAGATTTGGAGAAGTGGAATTGAAAGAAGAGTGGCAGGATGAAGAGTTCCCCCG TCTGCTCCCTGAGGAGATCAATTCCTCTGAAGATCCAGAGGACAATAGAGAAGGTACCCAGATGG GTCCCTTAAACACTTTAGCACTATGTGGCAGGCGTCACATGCGGAAGCGCCTTTCAGCCCCAGAGCTCCAGCTGAACTTGGGGGAGGACACAGGAGATAAAGAAGCCTCTTCCACCCTCTCCACACCTTCCCCACATTTTAGCTCTGACCTAGATGTGGATGCTTTGGAGACTCCCTCAGACTCAGAACAGCTGGACAGTGGGCATGAATTTGAATGGGAAG ATGAGCTTCCCCAAACAGAAGGCCTAGGGGCAAGTGAAGCAGCTGAAAGACTGGGCCAGGGTTGTGTATGGGATGTGGCTGGGGAGGATGGTCATCGGTGGAAGGTGTTCCGAACAGGACATCGGGAGCTTCGAGTGGATATGACAGTCATTGAACCCTATAAGAAGGTCCTGTCTCATGGAG GTTACCATGGCGATGGCCTCAATGCTGTTGTCCTTTTTGCTTCCTGCTACCTACCCAGAAGCAGCATCCCTAACTACAGTTATATCATGGAGCACCTGTTTAG ATACATAGTGGGGACTCTAGAATTACTAGTAGCTGAGAATTATCTGCTTGTCCACCTGAATGGAGGCACAAGCCGAGCCCAGGTGCCCCCACTGAGCTGGATCCGCCAATGTTACCGTACCCTGGACCGTCG ACTCCGAAAAAACCTTCGTGCACTGGTGGTTGTACATGCCACATGGTATGTGAAGGCATTTCTGGTGATGCTCCGGCCTTTTATCAGGTATTTACTTTGGGGGATGCAGGCGTCCTGCTCCTCAGATCCActgccctttcctctcttccttgagTTGAGGACTGAAACTCAGATTTcccaccttcccctccctcaTTCTGGTTCTAACCATTCTCCCCTGTCCCAACTAGCCATTGATTACCTTTGTCTTATGTATGACAGCCACTTTTCTAATCTTAAATGTACATGA
- the BNIPL gene encoding bcl-2/adenovirus E1B 19 kDa-interacting protein 2-like protein isoform X3 — MKSSPGPLNTLALCGRRHMRKRLSAPELQLNLGEDTGDKEASSTLSTPSPHFSSDLDVDALETPSDSEQLDSGHEFEWEDELPQTEGLGASEAAERLGQGCVWDVAGEDGHRWKVFRTGHRELRVDMTVIEPYKKVLSHGGYHGDGLNAVVLFASCYLPRSSIPNYSYIMEHLFRYIVGTLELLVAENYLLVHLNGGTSRAQVPPLSWIRQCYRTLDRRLRKNLRALVVVHATWYVKAFLVMLRPFIRYLLWGMQASCSSDPLPFPLFLELRTETQISHLPLPHSGSNHSPLSQLAIDYLCLMYDSHFSNLKCT; from the exons ATGAAGAGTTCCCCCG GTCCCTTAAACACTTTAGCACTATGTGGCAGGCGTCACATGCGGAAGCGCCTTTCAGCCCCAGAGCTCCAGCTGAACTTGGGGGAGGACACAGGAGATAAAGAAGCCTCTTCCACCCTCTCCACACCTTCCCCACATTTTAGCTCTGACCTAGATGTGGATGCTTTGGAGACTCCCTCAGACTCAGAACAGCTGGACAGTGGGCATGAATTTGAATGGGAAG ATGAGCTTCCCCAAACAGAAGGCCTAGGGGCAAGTGAAGCAGCTGAAAGACTGGGCCAGGGTTGTGTATGGGATGTGGCTGGGGAGGATGGTCATCGGTGGAAGGTGTTCCGAACAGGACATCGGGAGCTTCGAGTGGATATGACAGTCATTGAACCCTATAAGAAGGTCCTGTCTCATGGAG GTTACCATGGCGATGGCCTCAATGCTGTTGTCCTTTTTGCTTCCTGCTACCTACCCAGAAGCAGCATCCCTAACTACAGTTATATCATGGAGCACCTGTTTAG ATACATAGTGGGGACTCTAGAATTACTAGTAGCTGAGAATTATCTGCTTGTCCACCTGAATGGAGGCACAAGCCGAGCCCAGGTGCCCCCACTGAGCTGGATCCGCCAATGTTACCGTACCCTGGACCGTCG ACTCCGAAAAAACCTTCGTGCACTGGTGGTTGTACATGCCACATGGTATGTGAAGGCATTTCTGGTGATGCTCCGGCCTTTTATCAGGTATTTACTTTGGGGGATGCAGGCGTCCTGCTCCTCAGATCCActgccctttcctctcttccttgagTTGAGGACTGAAACTCAGATTTcccaccttcccctccctcaTTCTGGTTCTAACCATTCTCCCCTGTCCCAACTAGCCATTGATTACCTTTGTCTTATGTATGACAGCCACTTTTCTAATCTTAAATGTACATGA
- the C2H1orf56 gene encoding protein MENT: MTVTISLPASPTCNACLVERCTQEAEMIGVGAGLGVLWRGPSVSTQRPRGSVTSCRTSPQFKRTRESGTKREGGRRKLSPCPFPPLPSLPLQTAWKPVIPMIPPGRALLWALWLILGASAVKASVFGQSQGGADWAGGSEGDTGPARIPNIAKRDEPGLVGKTIDLEESEDDELAAPAAAELLEDSLSLESGEQQEQGLEEGQEVDGDEKQKEDRGNDEDLAQEDDEDQDQELNGKEEQEQHSRDSGQDQGQNQEQGEMQELKEEGEQEQERDRGGRGREEAREQMQGLEEQRQGQGKEKAAGLDHELKQMQVKKQKEPQEQQQIQAQRQKLGQPRAKEQRQIQVQGQPQVKNPLQISVPAVEQQQAQEPQHIQAQKQVRGQPHIQAQKQVKGQPHIQAQKQVKGQPHIQAQKQVKGQPHIQAQKRVKEQPHIQAQKRVKEQPHIRAQKRVKEPRQIQVQKQKQQQQQIQAQGQKLEQPQAKEQRQIPLQITVPAVEQLAQEQPQVQEQTAMEQQQIPVPWEGQPQLPPQAKAQEPGLVLVQAPTQGPVEEQLFLEASEQASMGLRPELRSNSSEFFPSPDVGAYEPQQPVPEQGLSNLGQVPPPEMHLMMLAWGPWECHCPTGTMSRVRGGKFLDFTGRLRSGPLSRLQTQRQPCTYARCHCNQEKKECPLDHVSCSSIPGACNRRASLTPLGNPENTINETIFWKQVREGLEEVWLGLQSLVTKEKRIKRNQR, translated from the exons ATGACAGTCACAATCTCCTTGCCTGCCAGTCCTACCTGCAACGCATGTCTGGTGGAAAGGTGtacccaggaggcagagatgatagGGGTCGGGGCGGGGCTGGGAGTTCTATGGCGAGGTCCCTCGGTTTCCACGCAACGCCCCAGGGGAAGTGTCACGAGCTGCCGGACTTCCCCTCAGTTCAAACGAACCCGGGAGTCCGGAacgaaaagggagggagggagaaggaagctgagcccctgccccttccctcccctcccatctctaCCTCTCCAAACTGCCTGGAAACCTGTCATCCCCATGATCCCCCCCGGCCGCGCGCTGCTCTGGGCCCTGTGGCTGATCCTGGGGGCCAGTGCCGTGAAAGCCAGCGTCTTTGGTCAGAGTCAGGGCGGAGCGGATTGGGCTGGTGGCAGCGAAGGGGACACCGGCCCGGCAAGGATCCCAAACATCGCGAAAAGGGATGAACCTGGTTTGGTCGGGAAAACGATAGATCTGGAGGAATCGGAAGACGACGAGCTGGCTGCCCCTGCTGCGGCTGAGCTCCTGGAAGACTCATTGTCCTTAGAATCAGGGGAGCAGCAAGAACAGGGCCTGGAGGAGGGCCAGGAGGTAGACGGGGATGAGAAACAGAAGGAAGACCGAGGGAATGACGAGGACCTAGCGCAGGAGGATGATGAAGACCAGGACCAAGAACTTAACGGGAAGGAAGAGCAGGAGCAGCATTCCAGAGACTCAGGGCAGGAtcaggggcagaaccaagaacaGGGCGAGATGCAGGAGCTAAAGGAGGAAGGCGAGCAGgaacaggagagagacagagggggccGAGGACGGGAAGAGGCGCGAGAGCAGATGCAAGGGCTGGAGGAGCAGAGGCAAGGCCAGGGGAAAGAGAAGGCTGCAGGGTTGGACCACGAGCTGAAACAGATGCAGGTAAAGAAACAGAAGGAGCCGCAGGAGCAGCAGCAAATCCAGGCTCAGAGGCAGAAACTGGGGCAGCCTCGGGCGAAGGAGCAGCGGCAGATTCAGGTACAGGGGCAGCCTCAAGTGAAGAACCCCCTGCAGATTTCGGTGCCGGCGGTAGAGCAGCAGCAGGCGCAGGAGCCGCAGCACATTCAGGCGCAGAAACAGGTGAGGGGGCAGCCGCACATTCAGGCCCAGAAACAGGTGAAGGGGCAGCCGCACATTCAGGCGCAGAAACAGGTGAAGGGGCAGCCGCACATTCAGGCGCAGAAACAGGTGAAGGGGCAGCCGCACATTCAGGCGCAGAAACGGGTGAAGGAGCAACCGCACATTCAGGCGCAGAAACGGGTGAAGGAACAGCCGCACATTCGGGCGCAGAAACGGGTGAAGGAGCCGCGGCAGATTCAGGTGCAaaaacagaagcagcagcagcagcaaatcCAGGCTCAGGGGCAGAAGCTGGAGCAGCCTCAGGCGAAGGAGCAGAGGCAGATTCCCCTGCAGATAACGGTGCCAGCAGTAGAGCAGCTGGCGCAGGAGCAGCCACAGGTTCAGGAGCAGACGGCAATGGAACAGCAGCAGATTCCAGTGCCCTGGGAGGGGCAGCCACAACTGCCGCCGCAGGCCAAGGCGCAGGAGCCAGGGCTTGTACTGGTACAGGCGCCGACACAAGGGCCAGTGGAGGAGCAGTTGTTCCTCGAGGCTTCTGAGCAGGCAAGCATGGGTCTGCGCCCTGAGCTCAGGAGTAACAGCTCGGAATTTTTCCCCAGCCCCGATGTCGGGGCCTATGAGCCACAGCAACCAGTACCCGAACAGGGGCTTTCCAACCTAGGTCAGGTTCCTCCTCCAGAGATGCACCTGATGATGCTAGCTTGGGGCCCGTGGGAATGTCATTGCCCCACAGGTACCATGAGCAGGGTTCGGGGAGGAAAGTTTTTGGATTTTACTGGGCGTCTTCGATCTGGACCCCTGAGTCGCCTGCAGACCCAGCGCCAGCCCTGCACTTATGCCCGTTGCCACTGTAACCAGGAGAAGAAAGAATGTCCCTTAGACCACGTCTCTTGCTCCTCCATCCCTGGTGCCTGCAACCGCCGTGCTTCCCTGACCCCACTGGGGAATCCAGAAAATACCATCAACGAAACGATATTTTGGAAGCAAGTCCGAGAGGGGCTAGAAGAAGTTTGGTTAGGACTCCAGTCTCTGGTGACTAAGGAGAAAAGG ATAAAGAGAAACCAGAGGTGA
- the CDC42SE1 gene encoding CDC42 small effector protein 1 isoform X1: MSEFWHKLGCCVVEKPQPQKKKRRRIDRTMIGEPMNFVHLTHIGSGEMGAGDGLSMTGAVQEQMRSKGSRDRPWSSSRGL, encoded by the exons ATGAGTGAGTTTTGGCACAAACTGGGCTGCTGCGTGGTAGAGAAACCCCAGCCG cagaagaagaagagaaggcgGATTGACAGGACCATGATTGGAGAACCTATGAATTTTGTTCATCTAACACACATTGGCTCTGGAGAGATGGGGGCTGGAGATGGACTATCTATG ACAGGTGCTGTCCAAGAACAAATGAGATCCAAGGGAAGCCGGGACAGGCCGTGGAGCAGCTCCAGGGGCTTATAG
- the CDC42SE1 gene encoding CDC42 small effector protein 1 isoform X2 — MSEFWHKLGCCVVEKPQPKKKRRRIDRTMIGEPMNFVHLTHIGSGEMGAGDGLSMTGAVQEQMRSKGSRDRPWSSSRGL, encoded by the exons ATGAGTGAGTTTTGGCACAAACTGGGCTGCTGCGTGGTAGAGAAACCCCAGCCG aagaagaagagaaggcgGATTGACAGGACCATGATTGGAGAACCTATGAATTTTGTTCATCTAACACACATTGGCTCTGGAGAGATGGGGGCTGGAGATGGACTATCTATG ACAGGTGCTGTCCAAGAACAAATGAGATCCAAGGGAAGCCGGGACAGGCCGTGGAGCAGCTCCAGGGGCTTATAG
- the MLLT11 gene encoding protein AF1q isoform X1 codes for MCVCGAMRDPVSSQYSSFLFWRMPIPELDVSELEGLGLLDMSTYKTRGNSSGKLSEEQPSEAGKKNCPEGDALLEYSTFNFWRAPIASIHSFELDLI; via the exons atgtgtgtgtgt GGAGCCATGAGGGACCCCGTAAGCAGTCAGTACAGCTCCTTCCTTTTCTGGAGGATGCCCATTCCTGAACTGGACGTGTCCGAGTTGGAGGGCCTGGGTCTGCTGGACATGTCCACTTATAAAACCCGAGGTAACAGCAGTGGGAAACTGTCTGAGGAACAGCCAAGTGAAGCTGGGaagaaaaattgtcctgaaggCGATGCCCTACTGGAGTACAGCACCTTCAACTTCTGGAGAGCCCCTATTGCCAGCATCCACTCCTTTGAGTTGGACTTGATTTAA
- the MLLT11 gene encoding protein AF1q isoform X2 encodes MRDPVSSQYSSFLFWRMPIPELDVSELEGLGLLDMSTYKTRGNSSGKLSEEQPSEAGKKNCPEGDALLEYSTFNFWRAPIASIHSFELDLI; translated from the coding sequence ATGAGGGACCCCGTAAGCAGTCAGTACAGCTCCTTCCTTTTCTGGAGGATGCCCATTCCTGAACTGGACGTGTCCGAGTTGGAGGGCCTGGGTCTGCTGGACATGTCCACTTATAAAACCCGAGGTAACAGCAGTGGGAAACTGTCTGAGGAACAGCCAAGTGAAGCTGGGaagaaaaattgtcctgaaggCGATGCCCTACTGGAGTACAGCACCTTCAACTTCTGGAGAGCCCCTATTGCCAGCATCCACTCCTTTGAGTTGGACTTGATTTAA